One stretch of Gadus macrocephalus chromosome 12, ASM3116895v1 DNA includes these proteins:
- the stx6 gene encoding syntaxin-6, with protein sequence MSMEDPFFVVKGEVQKAVLSAQGLHLRWGELLRAPGGGASREEAEWTTNELRNSLRSIEWDLEDLDETIGIVESNPKKFNLDAPELAKRKAFISATRKEVQEMKEQMSSPATLSIPDKNNRQGPGGSPGGGPGGDRYTRLDQQLQTANSLFIEEQHSQQQLMAEQQDQQLELVSGTIGVLKNMSERIGLELDEQAVMLDDFTHEVDNTHSKLDNVMKKLAKVSHMTSDRRQWCAIGVLLLILLVVLMLFFIL encoded by the exons GGAGGTGCAGAAGGCGGTGCTGTCAGCCCAGGGGCTCCACCTGCGGTGGGGCGAGCTGCTGCGGgcgcctgggggcggggcctcccgGGAGGAGGCGGAGTGGACGACCAACGAGCTGAGGAACAGCCTGAGGTCCATCGAGTGGGACCTGGAGGACCTCGACGAGACCATCG GTATCGTTGAGTCCAACCCGAAGAAGTTCAACCTGGACGCTCCGGAGCTCGCCAAGAGGAAGGCCTTCATCAGCGCCACCCGGAAGGAGGTCCAG GAGATGAAGGAGCAGATGTCCAGTCCGGCCACCTTGTCCATCCCTGACAAGAACAACAGACAG GGGCCGGGCGGGAGTCCGGGCGGGGGTCCGGGCGGGGACCGCTACACCAGACTGGACCAGCAGCTGCAGACCGCCAACAGCCTGTTCATAGAGGAGCAGCACTCACAGCAGCAG ctgatgGCGGAGCAGCAGGACCAGCAGCTGGAGCTGGTCTCAGGGACCATCGGGGTCCTGAAGAACATGTCAGAGCGGATTGGCCTGGAGCTGGACGAGCAGGCAGT caTGCTGGATGACTTCACCCACGAGGTCGACAACACGCACTCCAAGCTGGACAACGTGATGAAGAAGCTGGCGAAGGTGTCCCACATGACCAGCG ACCGGCGCCAGTGGTGTGCGATCGGggtcctgctcctcatcctcctggtgGTCCTGATGCTGTTCTTCATCCTctga